The Spirosoma sp. SC4-14 DNA window TACCTTTTTCTCGGTAACTTCCACACCGCAGCGATCACAGATAATGCCTTTATAGCGAATCCGCTTATACTTACCGCAATGGCATTCCCAGTCTTTTACAGGGCCAAAAATGCGCTCGCAGAACAAGCCTCCCATTTCTGGTTTGTATGTGCGGTAGTTGATCGTCTCCGGCTGTGTCACCTCGCCGTAGGAACTCTCCAAAATAGACTCCGGCGATGCCAGGCTGATTGTCACGCTCTGGAAGTCGCTATTGAGTTTCTTGTTCTTTTTGAACGACATTGGTTGGAGATTTAAAAGCCCCCAACCCCCGAAGGGGGCTTTCGCTGGTTAAAGCCCCCCCTTCGGGGGTTGGGGGGCTGTTTTTATTCTAATGTAATTTCAAGGGCCAGACCGCGCAATTCGTGCACAAGTACATTGAACGACTCCGGAATATTTGGCTTCGGCAGGTTTTCACCTTTCACAATTGCCTCATATGCCTTCGCACGGCCAACAACGTCATCCGATTTAACGGTTAGGATCTCCTGTAGGATGTTCGAAGCCCCAAAGGCTTCCAGCGCCCATACTTCCATTTCTCCAAACCGTTGACCACCAAACTGCGCTTTACCACCCAGCGGCTGCTGAGTAATGAGCGAGTATGGCCCAATCGAACGAGCGTGCATCTTATCATCTACCAGGTGACCTAGTTTAAGCATATAAATGATGCCAACCGTTACCGGCTGATCAAAACGCTCACCTGTCAAACCGTTGTAGAGATATGTACGACCAAAGGATGGCAACCCGGCTTCATTCAGTTCATCAGCCACCTGTTGTTCAGTCGCCCCGTCAAAAATTGGCGTTGCATACTTCCGATCAAGTTTCTGGCCTGCCCATGCCAACACGGTTTCGTAAATCTGACCGAGGTTCATCCGGGATGGTACGCCAAGCGGATTCAAAACGATATCCACTTTTGTTCCATCTTCGAGGAATGGCATATCTTCGTCACGAACAATCCGGGCAACAACCCCCTTGTTACCGTGACGACCAGCCATTTTATCCCCCACTTTCAGCTTACGCTTTTTGGCAATGTATACTTTGGCAAGTTTTACAATACCGGCTGGCAGCTCATCGCCTACCTCAAGCGTAAAGCGCTCCCGTTTGAATCGACCTGTGATTTCGCTCCGGCGGTTATTGTAGTTTTTCACTAACAGAACCACCATTTGGTTTACTTTATCATCCTCGGTCCAACCATCCAGATTAAGATCAATCAGGATGTTCGCTTCTTCCGGAACGGCATAACCACTTTCATCACGATAAGGGTTTTTGTCTGGGAATAAGTTATCCGTAATATTTTTCCGGTTAAACTTCACCCCTTTGCTCACAATTTCGTCGCCAAATTTGTGTTTAACCCCGGCACTGGTTTTGCCATCAAGTAACGCTACTGTTTTTTCGATCATACGAGCACGGAAGTCGGTTAACTCACGGCTGTATTTTTTCATCAGTGCCTTGATTTCATCTTTATGCTTACCGCGCTCCTCTTTGGCTGGGCGAGCAAACAGCTTCGTATCAATCACAACACCTTTTAAAGATGGTGGTGCTTTCTTCGATGCGTCTTTTACATCACCCGCTTTATCGCCAAAGATAGCGCGAAGCAGTTTTTCTTCCGGTGTTGGATCACTTTCTCCTTTCGGAGTAATCTTACCGATCAGGATATCACCTTCTTTTACTTCGGTACCAACACGAACAATCCCGTTTTCATCGAGGTTACGAACTGTTTCTTCGCTAACGTTCGGGATTTCAGACGTTAATTCCTCTTCGCCACGTTTCGTATCACGAACTTCCAGTTCGAACTCTTCAATATGAATTGAGGTGAAAATATCTTCGCGTACAACACGCTCCGAAATCACGATCGCATCCTCAAAGTTATACCCTTGCCATGGCATAAAGGCAACCTTCATGTTCCGGCCCAGTGCCAGTTCCCCTGCCTGTGTTGCATAGCCTTCACACAGCACATCACCTTTCTTCACACGCTGGCCTTTCAGCACAGTTGGCTTCAGGTTAATGCAGGTATCCTGGTTTGTCCGACGGAACTTGATGAGGTTATATGTTTTCTGATCATCATCGAACGTAACCGCTAGCTGATCATCATCCAGCTCATAGCGAACGACAATTTTCGTAGAATCGACAAACTCAATAACACCATCTGCCTCAGCAATTACCAGCGTCCGCGAATCTACGGCCACCCGACCTTCCAGACCTGTTCCTACAATTGGAGCTTCCGGACGGAGTAATGGCACCGCCTGACGTTGCATGTTCGATCCCATCAGGGCGCGGTTAGCGTCGTCATGCTCAAGGAAAGGAATCATCGAAGCCGCCACCGACACAATCTGGTTCGGTGCAATATCCATAAAGGTTACGTTCGAAGGTTCAGCCATTGGGAAGTCACCTTCAAAACGAGCCTTCAGACGATCAACATGGAAATTACCACTATCATCAACCCCGGCATTTGCCTGAGCAATGTAGTGCGTATCTTCTTCTTCAGCCGTCAGATACATTACGGGTTTATCCATGGCCACCTTACCGTTTTCAATAATGCGATATGGTGTTTCGATAAAGCCCATGCTGTTGATTTTAGCATAAACGCACAGCGACGAAATCAGACCGATGTTCGGACCTTCCGGGGTTTCGATGGTACACAACCGGCCATAGTGCGTGTAGTGTACGTCACGAACCTCAAAACCAGCCCGCTCGCGTGATAGACCCCCCGGTCCCAGTGCCGACATCCGACGCTTATGCGTCACTTCGGCCAGCGGATTGGTTTGGTCCATAAACTGCGATAACTGGTTGGTTCCGAAGAACGAGTTAATAACCGACGATAACGTACGGGCATTAATCAGATCAACGGGTTTGAAATCCTCGTTATCCCGAACGTTCATCCGCTCCTTAATCGTCCGCGCCATACGAGCCAGCCCAACGCCAAACTGGGCGTATAGCTGCTCACCTACCGTCCGAACACGGCGGTTGCTGAGATGGTCAATATCATCAACTACGGCCTTTGAGTTGATCAGACCAATCAGGTACTTCACAATAGAAACAATATCTTCTGTTGTGAGAACCTTCATATCCGACGAAATGTCAAGACCGAGCTTTTTATTAATTCGGTAACGGCCCACATCGCCCAAATCATACCGTTTATCTGAGAAGAACAGACTCTGGATAATTTCACGGGCGGTTTGCTCATCGGGTGCGTCGGCATTCCGAAGTTGCCGATAGATTTGCTCGACAGCCTCTTTTTCAGAGTTCGAGCTATCTTTCTGCAACGTATTATAAATGATATTGTAATCGGCCATGTTCATGTCCTCCTTATGGAGAATCACTGACTTTTGGCCCGAATCCATAATCACATCAATATCATCAGGCGAAATGGCAGAGTCACGCTCAAGCAGCACTTCATT harbors:
- the rpoB gene encoding DNA-directed RNA polymerase subunit beta, which produces MATNAKISTRKNFATIQPVIGYPDFLDIQVKSFKDFFQLDTPSNQRSEEGLFKVFQENFPISDSRENFKLEFIDYSVDPPKYSVDESIDRGLTYSVPLKAKLRLSNNDPDNEDFETIEQEVFLGNIPYMTEKGSFVINGAERVIVSQLHRSPGVFFSMSKHTNGTKLYSARIIPFKGSWIEFSTDVNNVMYAYIDRKKKFPVTTLLRAIGFGSDKDILDLFGLSEELPATPANLKKAIGRRLAARVLRTWTEDFVDEDTGEVVSISRNEVLLERDSAISPDDIDVIMDSGQKSVILHKEDMNMADYNIIYNTLQKDSSNSEKEAVEQIYRQLRNADAPDEQTAREIIQSLFFSDKRYDLGDVGRYRINKKLGLDISSDMKVLTTEDIVSIVKYLIGLINSKAVVDDIDHLSNRRVRTVGEQLYAQFGVGLARMARTIKERMNVRDNEDFKPVDLINARTLSSVINSFFGTNQLSQFMDQTNPLAEVTHKRRMSALGPGGLSRERAGFEVRDVHYTHYGRLCTIETPEGPNIGLISSLCVYAKINSMGFIETPYRIIENGKVAMDKPVMYLTAEEEDTHYIAQANAGVDDSGNFHVDRLKARFEGDFPMAEPSNVTFMDIAPNQIVSVAASMIPFLEHDDANRALMGSNMQRQAVPLLRPEAPIVGTGLEGRVAVDSRTLVIAEADGVIEFVDSTKIVVRYELDDDQLAVTFDDDQKTYNLIKFRRTNQDTCINLKPTVLKGQRVKKGDVLCEGYATQAGELALGRNMKVAFMPWQGYNFEDAIVISERVVREDIFTSIHIEEFELEVRDTKRGEEELTSEIPNVSEETVRNLDENGIVRVGTEVKEGDILIGKITPKGESDPTPEEKLLRAIFGDKAGDVKDASKKAPPSLKGVVIDTKLFARPAKEERGKHKDEIKALMKKYSRELTDFRARMIEKTVALLDGKTSAGVKHKFGDEIVSKGVKFNRKNITDNLFPDKNPYRDESGYAVPEEANILIDLNLDGWTEDDKVNQMVVLLVKNYNNRRSEITGRFKRERFTLEVGDELPAGIVKLAKVYIAKKRKLKVGDKMAGRHGNKGVVARIVRDEDMPFLEDGTKVDIVLNPLGVPSRMNLGQIYETVLAWAGQKLDRKYATPIFDGATEQQVADELNEAGLPSFGRTYLYNGLTGERFDQPVTVGIIYMLKLGHLVDDKMHARSIGPYSLITQQPLGGKAQFGGQRFGEMEVWALEAFGASNILQEILTVKSDDVVGRAKAYEAIVKGENLPKPNIPESFNVLVHELRGLALEITLE